In a single window of the Agromyces sp. H17E-10 genome:
- a CDS encoding TetR/AcrR family transcriptional regulator, with product MATTRDRALDAALLLLGTEGVRALTHARVDAAAGLPAGSTSNWFRTRRALLAGCVDHLAEQERADFDSSGAPAPRTPDEFVDGLCLVFDLETGPLAARTRARYSLWLELGDDPELGAPLRRQRLEFERWTEAFLVGFGMPDPATATKTVMALGDGLVLHRLTVDPVLDARPLLERAVRALMAGA from the coding sequence ATGGCCACGACCCGAGACCGTGCTCTCGATGCGGCGCTCCTCCTGCTCGGCACCGAGGGGGTGCGGGCGCTCACCCACGCGCGGGTCGACGCGGCCGCCGGACTGCCGGCCGGCAGCACCTCGAACTGGTTCCGCACCCGCAGGGCGCTGCTCGCCGGGTGCGTCGACCACCTCGCCGAGCAGGAACGCGCCGACTTCGACTCGTCGGGGGCGCCCGCACCGCGCACGCCCGACGAGTTCGTCGACGGCCTCTGTCTGGTCTTCGACCTCGAGACCGGGCCGCTCGCAGCACGAACCCGTGCCCGATACTCGCTCTGGCTCGAGCTCGGCGACGACCCCGAGCTCGGCGCCCCGCTGCGGCGGCAGCGACTCGAGTTCGAACGGTGGACTGAGGCGTTCCTGGTCGGGTTCGGCATGCCCGACCCGGCGACCGCGACGAAGACCGTCATGGCGCTCGGCGACGGCCTGGTCCTGCACCGGCTCACCGTCGACCCCGTGCTCGACGCGCGCCCGCTCCTCGAGCGTGCGGTGCGAGCGCTCATGGCCGGGGCATAG
- a CDS encoding alpha/beta fold hydrolase — translation MDTPASQKVAADAETWSPPLPEALGFEHSIVETPGLRTHVATIGEGEPVVLLHGFPEHWWMWRDVAPRLAKAGYRAVCPDLRGTGWTEADDPRIGAESYVADLVALLDALDLERPRFLAHDMGAIPAMQLAYRHPERVRSLVQLSVPPFFMGFSAELVPGFRHMPRLLLHRRGGSLDWLYDDAHTAHRPSAQTIATYLAPLSRPEVDSAVRRIFGGMAIPMSLRFARGDYRRRRLQPPTLIAFGRLDHPWDEALIRRLCRGADRYADDLELAFVDDAAHFIVDDAPGAVAELVLDWFGRTGASDRTE, via the coding sequence ATGGACACGCCCGCTTCCCAGAAGGTCGCCGCCGACGCTGAGACGTGGTCGCCGCCGCTGCCCGAGGCTCTCGGCTTCGAGCATTCGATCGTCGAGACCCCCGGCCTGCGCACGCACGTCGCGACCATCGGCGAGGGCGAGCCGGTCGTGCTGCTGCACGGGTTCCCCGAGCACTGGTGGATGTGGCGTGACGTCGCGCCCCGGCTCGCGAAGGCCGGGTACCGCGCCGTCTGCCCGGACCTGCGCGGCACCGGCTGGACGGAGGCCGACGACCCCCGCATCGGCGCCGAGTCGTACGTCGCCGACCTCGTCGCACTCCTCGACGCGCTCGACCTCGAGCGACCCCGCTTCCTCGCCCATGACATGGGCGCGATTCCGGCGATGCAGCTCGCCTACCGGCATCCCGAGCGCGTGCGCTCACTGGTGCAGCTCTCGGTGCCGCCGTTCTTCATGGGGTTCAGCGCCGAGCTCGTGCCGGGGTTCCGGCACATGCCGCGCCTGCTCCTGCATCGCCGGGGCGGATCGCTCGACTGGCTGTACGACGACGCGCACACCGCGCACCGGCCGTCGGCCCAGACGATCGCGACCTACCTGGCGCCGTTGTCACGACCTGAGGTGGACAGTGCCGTCCGGCGGATCTTCGGCGGCATGGCGATCCCGATGTCGCTGCGCTTCGCCCGCGGCGACTACCGTCGCCGGCGGTTGCAGCCGCCGACGCTCATCGCCTTCGGGCGGCTCGACCACCCGTGGGACGAAGCGCTCATCAGGCGCCTGTGCCGCGGCGCCGACCGGTACGCCGACGACCTCGAGCTCGCATTCGTCGACGACGCCGCCCACTTCATCGTCGACGACGCCCCCGGGGCGGTCGCCGAACTCGTACTCGACTGGTTCGGGCGCACCGGCGCATCCGACCGCACCGAATAG
- a CDS encoding alpha/beta fold hydrolase, producing MDTPLLRSIPADEATWSPPLPPAAGFEHLVVETPGLRTHVAAIGEGAPIVLLHGFPQHWWQWREVAPRLAEHGYRAICPDLRGAGWTEADDPRIGRETRLHDLVALLDALELERVRLLCHDMGAITGCQLAYAHPERVESMVMLSVPPTFISFSPKLLSGLSHLPPLSLHRRGRSLAWLFTDEYAVNGFDPETIESYLAPTQRPEIDAAIGRLYRGMVLPEAGRIMGGAYKRQRLHPPALVVFGRRDEPFTEDLVRRISGDPREHADRLEFAFVDDAAHFITDDRPQEVVDLTLDWFARTG from the coding sequence ATGGACACCCCACTGCTCCGCAGCATCCCCGCTGACGAGGCGACCTGGTCGCCGCCCCTGCCGCCCGCGGCCGGCTTCGAGCACCTCGTCGTCGAGACCCCCGGACTGCGCACCCACGTCGCCGCGATCGGCGAGGGCGCCCCGATCGTGCTGCTGCACGGGTTCCCGCAGCACTGGTGGCAGTGGCGCGAGGTCGCACCCCGCCTCGCCGAACACGGGTACCGGGCGATCTGCCCCGACCTGCGCGGCGCGGGCTGGACCGAGGCCGACGACCCGCGCATCGGGCGCGAGACGCGGCTGCACGACCTCGTCGCGCTGCTCGACGCACTCGAGCTCGAGCGCGTACGCCTGCTCTGCCACGACATGGGGGCGATCACCGGCTGCCAGCTCGCGTACGCCCACCCCGAGCGCGTCGAGTCGATGGTCATGCTCTCGGTGCCGCCGACGTTCATCTCGTTCAGCCCGAAGCTGTTGAGCGGTCTCAGTCACCTGCCGCCGCTCAGCCTGCACCGGCGCGGTCGTTCACTCGCCTGGCTCTTCACCGACGAGTACGCCGTGAACGGTTTCGACCCCGAGACGATCGAGTCCTATCTCGCGCCGACGCAGCGACCCGAGATCGATGCCGCGATCGGCCGGCTGTACCGGGGCATGGTCCTTCCCGAGGCGGGGCGGATCATGGGCGGCGCCTACAAGCGGCAGCGCCTGCACCCGCCGGCCCTCGTCGTGTTCGGCCGTCGCGACGAGCCGTTCACCGAAGACCTCGTGCGACGGATCTCGGGCGACCCCCGCGAGCATGCCGACCGTCTCGAGTTCGCCTTCGTCGACGACGCCGCGCACTTCATCACCGACGACCGGCCCCAGGAGGTCGTCGATCTCACGCTCGACTGGTTCGCCCGAACGGGCTGA
- a CDS encoding VOC family protein, whose protein sequence is MANLVVHFEIHASEPQRLVDFYSQLLGWRFTQFGDTPYWVIDTGEGAIGNVAGQPGMGINGGLTQRQGPPPQQGAPINGCNIVVGVDDVDALFARGIELGATEALPPEDMEGVGRGAYLHDPDGNLFGLITPVMSDGTQAM, encoded by the coding sequence ATGGCCAACCTGGTCGTGCATTTCGAGATCCACGCGAGCGAGCCGCAGCGGCTCGTCGACTTCTACTCCCAGCTGCTCGGCTGGCGGTTCACGCAGTTCGGCGACACCCCGTACTGGGTGATCGACACCGGTGAGGGCGCCATCGGCAACGTCGCGGGCCAGCCGGGCATGGGTATCAACGGCGGGCTCACCCAGCGGCAGGGGCCGCCGCCCCAGCAGGGTGCACCGATCAACGGCTGCAACATCGTGGTGGGCGTCGACGACGTCGACGCGCTCTTCGCGCGCGGCATCGAGCTCGGCGCGACCGAGGCCCTGCCGCCCGAAGACATGGAGGGTGTCGGCCGCGGCGCCTACCTGCACGACCCCGACGGCAACCTCTTCGGCCTCATCACCCCCGTGATGAGCGACGGCACCCAGGCGATGTGA
- a CDS encoding MBL fold metallo-hydrolase, translated as MTTSDVTTTPTRSGAAATSRGQREVHRFEALLVGGPTLHFRYAGLAFLTDPTFDEPGDYEGAIALHKLTGPAVRPDELGPIDVVLLSHDQHFDNLDRAGRELLATVDTVLSTPDAAGRIEGVTGLEAWQAVSIGEAEITAVPALHGPEGAEAQSGVVTGFVLRAPGVPVVYVSGDNASVELVREIAGRVGPIDVAILFTGAANPGRFGDVDVTLNARTALEAAVALGDALIVPIHAEGWAHFSETLERLELVFGYGGEADRLRVPEKGRRLVVDRSAGLEDVAGRA; from the coding sequence ATGACGACATCCGACGTGACCACGACCCCCACCCGATCCGGCGCCGCGGCGACCTCGCGGGGTCAGCGCGAGGTCCACCGCTTCGAGGCCCTGCTCGTCGGCGGTCCGACGCTGCACTTCCGGTACGCCGGGCTGGCCTTCCTCACCGACCCGACGTTCGACGAGCCGGGCGACTACGAAGGGGCGATCGCGCTGCACAAGCTCACGGGGCCGGCCGTGCGCCCCGACGAGCTCGGGCCGATCGACGTCGTCCTCCTCTCGCACGACCAGCACTTCGACAATCTCGACCGCGCCGGCCGGGAACTGCTCGCGACGGTCGACACCGTGCTCTCGACGCCCGACGCGGCCGGTCGCATCGAGGGAGTCACGGGCCTCGAGGCCTGGCAGGCGGTGTCGATCGGCGAGGCCGAGATCACGGCGGTGCCCGCGCTGCACGGACCGGAGGGGGCCGAGGCGCAGAGCGGCGTCGTGACGGGCTTCGTGCTGCGCGCTCCGGGTGTGCCCGTCGTCTACGTGTCGGGCGACAACGCCTCGGTCGAGCTCGTTCGCGAGATCGCCGGCCGGGTCGGTCCGATCGACGTGGCGATCCTGTTCACGGGCGCTGCGAATCCCGGTCGATTCGGTGACGTCGACGTCACCCTCAACGCGCGCACCGCCCTCGAAGCGGCGGTCGCCCTGGGCGACGCGCTCATCGTGCCGATCCACGCGGAGGGGTGGGCGCACTTCTCCGAGACGCTCGAACGTCTCGAGCTCGTGTTCGGCTACGGCGGCGAGGCCGACCGGCTGCGGGTGCCCGAGAAGGGGCGTCGACTCGTCGTCGATCGCTCGGCGGGGCTCGAGGATGTCGCAGGCCGGGCGTAG
- a CDS encoding GlxA family transcriptional regulator gives MHSVAVVAFDGISPFHLSVPTLVFGAAGIDSAAAQYDVQVCAEHPGPLATAAGYRIVVDAGLEALADADMIVIPSWKAGLVPSPELLAAVRTAHGRGARIVGLCLGSFVVAASGVADGREVATHWSAADRLAREHPEVVVRRDILWSDLGDVVTSAGVAAALDCCLHLTRRDRGSAVAADLARALVLAPHRTGSQAQYIPVPMAASNGDDDPIERAMVWARASLADPVDLDRWAGVAHLSRRTFTRHFRDRTATSPQQWLLDQRVDHARLLLEQGDDPVEAIAARSGFGSAVNLRHHFQRRLGVSPAAHRAAFRGPEAA, from the coding sequence ATGCACTCCGTCGCGGTCGTCGCCTTCGACGGCATCAGCCCGTTCCACCTCTCGGTGCCAACACTCGTCTTCGGCGCCGCCGGCATCGACAGCGCCGCTGCGCAGTACGACGTGCAGGTCTGCGCCGAGCACCCGGGCCCGCTCGCCACCGCCGCGGGCTATCGCATCGTCGTCGATGCGGGCTTGGAGGCCCTCGCCGACGCCGACATGATCGTCATCCCGAGCTGGAAGGCGGGCCTCGTGCCGTCGCCCGAACTGCTCGCCGCGGTGCGCACGGCGCACGGCCGCGGCGCTCGCATCGTCGGCCTCTGCCTCGGATCGTTCGTCGTCGCGGCCAGCGGCGTCGCCGACGGCCGAGAGGTGGCGACGCACTGGTCGGCGGCCGACCGGCTGGCACGCGAGCACCCGGAGGTCGTGGTGCGCCGCGACATCCTCTGGTCCGATCTCGGCGACGTCGTCACATCGGCCGGCGTCGCCGCCGCCCTCGACTGCTGCCTGCACCTCACCCGCCGCGACCGCGGCAGCGCGGTCGCGGCCGACCTCGCGCGGGCCCTCGTGCTCGCACCGCACCGCACCGGCTCGCAGGCCCAGTACATCCCGGTGCCCATGGCGGCCTCGAACGGCGACGACGATCCGATCGAGCGCGCGATGGTGTGGGCGCGGGCGAGCCTCGCCGACCCCGTCGATCTCGACCGCTGGGCGGGCGTCGCGCACCTCTCACGGCGCACCTTCACGCGCCACTTCCGCGACCGCACGGCGACGAGCCCGCAGCAGTGGCTGCTGGACCAGCGCGTCGACCACGCGCGGCTGCTCCTCGAGCAGGGCGATGATCCGGTCGAGGCGATCGCCGCACGATCGGGCTTCGGCAGCGCCGTGAACCTGCGGCATCACTTCCAGCGGCGCCTCGGAGTCAGCCCGGCCGCCCACCGTGCGGCGTTCCGCGGGCCCGAGGCCGCCTGA
- a CDS encoding CGNR zinc finger domain-containing protein encodes MDFEHVANSLALELVNSVTDREHTTDWLAEPAVAAAWADSLDLPLDAPLDDRGRGVLTDLRAAITRVFGAVAAGDPADAAAVRSITDAHARGLDAYGYVVDGASVSRAWPERWSADALAARFAESAVDELTGERLARVKECPSCGWLFVDTSRNHARRWCSMEMCGNRDKAYRHYHRRRGADIK; translated from the coding sequence GTGGACTTCGAACACGTCGCCAACTCGCTCGCCCTCGAGCTCGTGAACTCGGTCACCGACCGCGAGCACACGACCGATTGGCTGGCCGAACCGGCGGTCGCGGCGGCTTGGGCCGACTCGCTCGACCTGCCGCTCGACGCGCCGCTCGACGACCGCGGGCGCGGGGTGCTCACCGATCTGCGCGCGGCGATCACCCGGGTGTTCGGCGCGGTGGCCGCCGGCGATCCCGCCGACGCCGCCGCCGTGCGGAGCATCACCGACGCTCACGCGCGCGGCCTCGACGCGTACGGGTACGTCGTCGACGGGGCATCCGTCTCGCGAGCCTGGCCCGAGCGCTGGAGCGCCGACGCCCTCGCCGCGCGCTTCGCGGAGTCGGCCGTCGACGAGCTCACGGGCGAGCGGCTCGCCCGCGTGAAGGAGTGCCCGAGCTGCGGCTGGCTGTTCGTCGACACGAGCCGCAACCATGCTCGTCGTTGGTGCTCGATGGAGATGTGCGGCAACCGCGACAAGGCGTACCGGCACTACCACCGGAGGCGCGGCGCCGACATCAAGTAG
- a CDS encoding MFS transporter, with protein MRSFTGETAATRSFRWLWAGAGAANLGDGVMLTAMPLVALAAGASPGEIALVATVATIAWPLFGLHAGWIVDRIAAPRLLMSVNAVRMLAFAGLAAVILFDGPVVTAVLAAAFVYGVAETLVDTSLVAAVPTIVPGGALTGANARLEATVNVANQLVGPPLAGWLVGVSAALSAATGSALYALAGLAAIGLATGWQRARSRIAAAAEAVAATGGGAGATSAVPTGRVRDGIVFLWRHPLQRSLTVLTAAMNLVWGMWLAVFVVHAVAPGPLGLSPAGYGWLLTAMAAGGIGASMVTSALQRRLGDGVLLFADCLGTIALVAPSALGAPVWVVAAGVVAAGAGSSVWRIVVAVIRQQTTPADLIGRVYAASRVISWGALPLGSALAGAGAAAFGVQAVFLAATAVALIATAGYVVVWRARLAGRATSAEASGSDL; from the coding sequence ATGAGGAGTTTCACCGGTGAGACAGCGGCGACGAGGTCGTTCCGCTGGTTGTGGGCGGGCGCCGGCGCCGCCAACCTGGGCGACGGCGTCATGCTCACGGCGATGCCGCTCGTCGCACTCGCCGCCGGCGCCTCCCCCGGCGAGATCGCCCTCGTCGCCACCGTCGCGACGATCGCCTGGCCGCTGTTCGGCCTGCACGCCGGGTGGATCGTCGACCGGATCGCAGCGCCTCGCCTGCTCATGAGCGTCAACGCGGTGCGGATGCTCGCCTTCGCCGGCCTCGCCGCCGTCATCCTGTTCGACGGCCCCGTCGTGACTGCCGTGCTCGCCGCCGCGTTCGTGTACGGCGTCGCCGAGACGCTCGTCGACACGTCGCTCGTCGCCGCGGTGCCGACGATCGTGCCGGGCGGCGCGCTCACGGGCGCGAACGCCCGGCTCGAGGCGACGGTGAACGTCGCGAACCAGCTCGTGGGCCCACCGCTCGCCGGGTGGCTCGTCGGCGTCTCGGCGGCGCTGTCGGCGGCGACGGGCAGCGCGCTCTACGCGCTCGCCGGCCTCGCGGCGATCGGCCTCGCCACGGGCTGGCAGCGGGCGCGGTCGCGCATCGCCGCAGCGGCGGAGGCCGTCGCGGCCACGGGCGGCGGAGCCGGCGCGACGTCCGCGGTTCCGACGGGCCGGGTCCGCGACGGCATCGTCTTCCTCTGGCGGCATCCCCTGCAGCGATCGCTCACCGTGCTCACAGCGGCGATGAATCTCGTGTGGGGCATGTGGCTCGCGGTATTCGTCGTGCACGCGGTCGCCCCGGGACCGCTCGGTCTCTCGCCCGCGGGCTACGGCTGGCTGCTGACCGCGATGGCCGCCGGCGGCATCGGCGCCTCGATGGTCACGAGCGCGCTGCAGCGGCGTCTCGGCGACGGCGTTCTGCTCTTCGCCGACTGCCTCGGCACGATCGCGCTCGTGGCACCCTCGGCGCTCGGGGCACCGGTCTGGGTCGTCGCCGCGGGCGTCGTCGCCGCCGGCGCGGGGTCGAGCGTCTGGCGCATCGTGGTCGCGGTCATCCGCCAGCAGACGACGCCCGCCGACCTCATCGGTCGGGTCTACGCCGCCTCACGGGTGATCAGCTGGGGTGCGCTGCCGCTCGGGTCGGCACTCGCCGGCGCCGGCGCCGCCGCGTTCGGGGTCCAGGCCGTGTTCCTGGCGGCGACCGCCGTGGCGCTCATCGCGACTGCCGGGTACGTCGTCGTCTGGCGCGCACGGCTGGCCGGACGGGCGACCTCGGCGGAGGCATCCGGTTCGGATCTGTAG
- a CDS encoding dihydrofolate reductase family protein: MGIIAADLFVTLDGVYQAPGGPGEDEDGGFPYGGWQAPYLDDENGADIMAGIDRLDALLLGRKTYDIFASYWPKQSDPIGDKFNAVPKFVVSRTLGEPTWAGTTVIGDPVRELPGLKERFDEIHTIGSGDLLQTLLDDDLVDRLNLYLYPVAFGTGKRMFRDGVHPAAFRLAQPARTYASGAVGLVYDRAGEPVTGITIGE, encoded by the coding sequence ATGGGCATCATCGCCGCAGACCTGTTCGTCACGCTCGACGGGGTGTACCAGGCCCCGGGCGGGCCCGGCGAAGACGAAGACGGCGGCTTCCCCTACGGAGGCTGGCAGGCGCCGTACCTCGACGACGAGAACGGCGCCGACATCATGGCCGGCATCGACCGCCTCGACGCGTTGCTGCTCGGCCGCAAGACCTACGACATCTTCGCGTCGTACTGGCCGAAGCAGTCCGACCCGATCGGCGACAAGTTCAACGCGGTGCCGAAGTTCGTCGTCTCGCGCACGCTCGGCGAGCCGACGTGGGCGGGTACGACCGTGATCGGCGACCCGGTGCGCGAGCTGCCCGGCCTGAAGGAGCGTTTCGACGAGATCCACACCATCGGCAGCGGCGACCTGTTGCAGACGCTCCTCGACGACGACCTCGTCGACCGGCTGAACCTGTACCTGTACCCGGTCGCGTTCGGCACGGGCAAGCGGATGTTCCGCGACGGGGTGCATCCCGCGGCGTTCCGCCTCGCGCAGCCCGCCCGCACCTACGCCAGCGGCGCCGTCGGGCTGGTCTACGACCGCGCGGGCGAGCCGGTCACCGGCATCACGATCGGCGAATGA
- a CDS encoding TfoX/Sxy family protein, whose protein sequence is MGTRDEGFELLEQVATELLAEPDVGFGRMFGSEGLSVRGKFFAFVSSQGDLVVKLAEDRIAEAGLDNMVMRGRPMREWAVVPVAEGVDRWRTVAREAYAFVDSITPS, encoded by the coding sequence TTGGGCACGCGTGACGAGGGGTTCGAGCTCCTCGAGCAGGTGGCGACCGAGCTGCTCGCGGAGCCCGACGTGGGCTTCGGCCGCATGTTCGGCTCCGAGGGCCTGTCGGTGCGCGGCAAGTTCTTCGCGTTCGTCTCGTCGCAGGGCGACCTCGTCGTGAAGCTCGCCGAGGACCGCATCGCGGAGGCCGGGCTCGACAACATGGTGATGCGCGGACGCCCGATGCGGGAGTGGGCGGTCGTGCCGGTCGCCGAGGGCGTCGACCGATGGCGCACGGTCGCCCGCGAGGCGTACGCGTTCGTCGACTCGATCACGCCCAGCTGA
- a CDS encoding SLC13 family permease, with product MDWQLLVVLALLVASIVMFAINRPRMDVVAVALLVALPLTGVLTVPETLSGFSDPNVVLIAALFVIGEGLSRTGLTYRLGDWLSARAGTSTTRLIVLLMLTVALLGAFMSSTGVVAIFIPVVLSIAARLGVSPRRLMMPLSFAALISGMLTLIATAPNLVIDAELVRAGEQGFGFFSITPFGLVVLALGIGYMLVARRFLGDDADAEPIGADRTYGHLMTDYRLADRDRRLQVGRGSPLIGRSLGEVDLRRHGMRVIAVERRRWLRRTLEVTATAPSAVIGRGDVLLVDVFARRDELEGYLRRLRLRTRPVDDGFLAERSREVGLGEVMPPPNSAALGRTVGELRTRELYRVDVMGLRRGTEALSGSLAAERVRLGDTLLVVGAWEDVQRLPARSADFVALELPAEVREQSPAANRAPFALLSVVVMVVLMVTGIVPNVIAALIACLMMGLFGCIDMSSAYRAIHWPTLLLIVGMLPFALALERTGGIDLAVDALTGVLGEGSPTVLLAGLFITTALIGLFVSNTATAVLMGPVAIVMAEKLGASPYPFAMVVMLAASAAYMTPVSSPVNTLVLGPGRYRFSDFARIGTPFALIVMIVAITMVPWLLPLYPGR from the coding sequence GTGGACTGGCAGCTGCTGGTTGTGCTCGCATTGCTCGTCGCATCCATCGTGATGTTCGCGATCAATCGACCGCGCATGGACGTGGTCGCCGTGGCGCTGCTCGTCGCCCTGCCGCTCACCGGCGTGCTGACCGTGCCCGAGACGCTGTCGGGGTTCTCCGACCCCAACGTCGTGCTCATCGCCGCGCTGTTCGTGATCGGCGAGGGCCTCTCGCGCACCGGGCTCACCTACCGGCTCGGCGACTGGCTCTCGGCGCGAGCCGGCACGAGCACCACGCGGCTCATCGTGCTGCTCATGCTCACCGTCGCGCTGCTCGGGGCCTTCATGAGCTCGACCGGGGTCGTGGCGATCTTCATCCCCGTCGTGCTCAGCATCGCCGCGCGGCTCGGCGTCTCGCCACGCCGGCTCATGATGCCGCTCAGCTTCGCCGCACTCATCAGCGGCATGCTCACGCTCATCGCGACCGCGCCGAACCTCGTGATCGACGCCGAACTCGTGCGCGCGGGCGAGCAGGGGTTCGGGTTCTTCTCGATCACCCCGTTCGGACTCGTCGTGCTCGCACTCGGCATCGGCTACATGCTCGTCGCGCGCCGGTTCCTCGGCGACGACGCCGACGCGGAGCCGATCGGCGCCGACCGCACGTACGGACACCTCATGACCGACTACCGCCTCGCCGATCGCGATCGGCGGCTGCAGGTCGGACGGGGTTCGCCGCTCATCGGCCGGAGCCTCGGCGAGGTCGACCTGCGCCGGCACGGCATGCGGGTGATCGCCGTCGAGCGCCGACGGTGGCTGCGGCGCACCCTCGAGGTCACCGCGACCGCCCCGTCGGCCGTGATCGGCCGCGGCGACGTGCTGCTCGTCGACGTCTTCGCGCGTCGCGACGAGCTCGAGGGGTACCTGCGGCGGCTGCGCCTGCGCACCCGGCCCGTCGACGACGGGTTCCTCGCCGAGCGGTCGCGCGAGGTCGGACTCGGCGAGGTGATGCCACCGCCGAACTCGGCCGCGCTCGGCCGGACGGTCGGCGAGCTGCGCACCCGGGAGCTCTACCGCGTCGACGTGATGGGCCTGCGTCGCGGCACCGAGGCGCTGTCGGGCTCGCTCGCCGCCGAGCGTGTGCGGCTCGGGGACACCCTGCTCGTCGTGGGCGCGTGGGAGGACGTGCAGCGGCTGCCCGCACGCAGTGCCGACTTCGTGGCGCTCGAGCTGCCGGCCGAGGTGCGCGAGCAGTCGCCGGCCGCGAACCGCGCGCCGTTCGCGCTCCTCAGCGTGGTCGTCATGGTCGTGCTGATGGTCACCGGCATCGTGCCGAACGTGATCGCCGCGCTCATCGCCTGCCTCATGATGGGCCTGTTCGGCTGCATCGACATGTCGAGCGCGTACCGGGCGATCCACTGGCCGACGCTCCTGCTCATCGTCGGCATGCTGCCCTTCGCGCTCGCCCTCGAACGCACGGGCGGCATCGACCTCGCCGTCGACGCGCTCACCGGCGTGCTCGGCGAGGGGAGCCCGACCGTGCTGCTCGCCGGACTGTTCATCACGACCGCCCTGATCGGCTTGTTCGTGTCGAACACGGCGACGGCGGTGCTGATGGGGCCGGTCGCGATCGTGATGGCCGAGAAGCTCGGGGCCTCGCCCTACCCGTTCGCGATGGTCGTCATGCTCGCGGCGTCGGCCGCGTACATGACACCGGTGTCGTCGCCCGTGAACACGCTCGTGCTCGGGCCGGGGCGCTACCGGTTCTCGGACTTCGCACGCATCGGCACCCCGTTCGCCCTCATCGTCATGATCGTGGCGATCACCATGGTGCCCTGGCTGCTGCCGCTGTACCCGGGCCGGTGA